In one Arachis duranensis cultivar V14167 chromosome 9, aradu.V14167.gnm2.J7QH, whole genome shotgun sequence genomic region, the following are encoded:
- the LOC107464469 gene encoding probable xyloglucan glycosyltransferase 6 produces the protein MSRAPNYEFQEWWNKQREKNNVDLFQDKEHHAESAPFLSVDIQGGGDVKGGGGGGGRGGKARSSDPLVEKDRARSARQLSWVVRLKFQQVGAFLAWISNGAVHLVRTANRRISSAGSRSDSSSRLYRAIRAFLIVVILLLGFELLAYFKGWHFSPPVVGSAEVLGMVGVVYARWLXXXXXXXXXXXXXXAPPLQGLANVCTFLFIVQSVDRIVLILGCFWIKFRRLKPVASIEYASIGENREVNVEEYPMVLIQIPMCNEREVYQQSIGAVCIMDWPKEKMLVQVLDDSDDVDIQQLIKAEVHKWQQRGVRIIYRHRLIRTGYKAGNLKSAMSCDYVKDYEFVAIFDADFQPTPDFLLKTIPYFEGNDDLALVQARWAFVNKDENLLTRLQNINLSFHFEVEQQVNGWFLNFFGFNGTAGVWRIKALEDSGGWLERTTVEDMDIAVRAHLHGWKFVFVNDVKCLCELPETYEAYKKQQHRWHSGPMQLFRLCFFDILRSKISWVKKANMIFLFFLLRKLILPFYSFTLFCFILPMTMFLPEAELPALVVCYIPGLMSVLSILPAPRSFPFIVPYLLFENTMSVTKFNAMVSGLFRFGSSYEWVVTKKLGRSSETDLIAYEKESEPLMQSATLHRSSSDSGIEELSKLDLSKKSGKTKRNLLFRKELALAFILLTASVRSLLSAQGIHFYFLLFQGISFLVVGLDLIGEQVS, from the exons ATGTCTCGTGCACCAAACTATGAGTTTCAGGAATGGTGGAACAAGCAGAGAGAAAAGAACAACGTAGACCTTTTCCAAGACAAGGAGCACCATGCGGAATCAGCTCCTTTTCTTTCCGTCGACATCCAGGGAGGCGGCGATGTCAAGGGTGGTGGTGGAGGCGGCGGACGCGGCGGAAAAGCTCGTTCCTCCGATCCATTGGTGGAGAAGGACCGGGCACGGAGCGCACGCCAGCTGTCATGGGTTGTGAGGCTGAAATTCCAGCAGGTTGGCGCGTTTCTTGCGTGGATATCGAACGGCGCCGTTCATCTCGTCCGGACAGCCAACCGCCGGATCTCCTCGGCCGGATCGCGGTCCGATTCCTCGTCGCGGCTCTACCGGGCGATCAGGGCGTTCCTAATTGTGGTGATCCTCTTATTAGGGTTTGAATTGTTAGCATACTTTAAAGGATGGCATTTCAGCCCTCCGGTGGTTGGGTCCGCCGAGGTGCTGGGGATGGTGGGAGTTGTTTACGCCAGATGGCTCNNNNNNNNNNNNNNNNNNNNNNNNNNNNNNNNNNNNNNNNNNGCCCCGCCACTGCAGGGTTTGGCCAATGTGTGCACATTTTTGTTCATTGTGCAGTCAGTTGATAGGATTGTGTTGATCTTGGGGTGTTTTTGGATCAAGTTCCGGCGGCTCAAGCCGGTGGCTTCGATTGAGTATGCCAGCATTGGAGAGAATAGGGAGGTGAATGTGGAAGAATATCCTATGGTGTTGATTCAGATTCCCATGTGCAATGAGAGGGAG GTTTACCAGCAATCCATTGGAGCGGTTTGTATCATGGATTGGCCAAAAGAGAAAATGCTTGTACAGGTTCTTGATGATTCGGATGACGTAGACATCCAACAACTCATCAAGGCAGAGGTGCATAAATGGCAACAGAGGGGTGTTCGCATAATATATAGACATCGTCTCATACGTACAGGTTACAAGGCAGGGAATCTTAAATCTGCAATGAGCTGTGATTATGTTAAGGATTATGAGTTTGTAGCGATATTTGATGCTGATTTTCAGCCAACTCCAGATTTCTTATTGAAGACGATACCTTATTTCGAG GGAAATGATGATTTGGCATTAGTCCAAGCAAGATGGGCGTTTGTAAACAAGGATGAGAACTTGCTTACAAGATTGCAGAACATAAATTTATCATTCCACTTTGAAGTTGAACAGCAGGTGAATGGCTGGTTCCTAAACTTCTTCGGTTTCAACGGAACCGCAGGTGTCTGGAGAATAAAGGCCCTAGAGGACAGTGGTGGCTGGTTGGAGCGAACAACTGTCGAGGACATGGATATTGCTGTTCGTGCTCATCTGCATGGATGGAAGTTTGTATTTGTCAATGACGTTAAG TGCCTTTGCGAGCTTCCAGAGACCTATGAGGCATATAAGAAGCAGCAACACCGATGGCATTCTGGTCCAATGCAATTGTTTCGTCTATGCTTTTTTGACATTCTTCGTTCGAAG ATTAGTTGGGTAAAGAAGGCCAATATgatatttcttttcttccttctaaGGAAGCTCATTCTTCCATTTTATTCATTCACCCTCTTCTGCTTCATTCTTCCAATGACGATGTTCCTTCCCGAAGCTGAACTACCTGCCTTAGTTGTTTGTTACATTCCTGGCCTCATGTCTGTCCTAAGCATTCTTCCGGCTCCACGCTCATTTCCATTCATTGTACCATACCTTCTGTTTGAGAACACCATGTCAGTGACCAAATTCAATGCCATGGTATCTGGCTTATTTCGCTTCGGAAGTTCTTACGAGTGGGTAGTCACAAAAAAACTAGGAAGGTCATCAGAGACAGATTTGATCGCCTATGAGAAGGAATCTGAACCTCTAATGCAATCTGCGACTCTTCATAGATCATCCTCGGATTCGGGCATCGAAGAACTAAGCAAACTAGATTTGTCTAAGAAAAGTGGAAAGACGAAGAGAAATCTTCTGTTCAGGAAAGAACTTGCTCTCGCATTTATCTTGCTAACTGCTTCGGTTAGAAGCTTATTATCTGCACAAGGAATTCACTTCTACTTCCTATTATTTCAAGGTATAAGTTTCCTGGTTGTTGGTCTCGATTTGATCGGCGAGCAGGTTAGCTGA
- the LOC107464465 gene encoding transcription factor bHLH78, protein MENQFFLNGGMSHHQHHPIHQFETASMQTTWRHHSSSSSSMEIHQQNNVANCSPENNNHQNQDSFYNNNNNTDHNNLQFDSSALSSMVSSPSTAAPNFNMIQNDNSFVIRELIGKLGTIGGSSAEISPHSQTVALYNNNNTTPSSSCYSTPLNSPPKLNMPKPPPPSSSMALNSATVAEFSADPGFAERAAKFSCFGSRSFNGRTTTTTTTTTTSPLVMINNHNNNNNGAELTHQRSNPIHRVSSSPSLKSLGSQMEKICSSPLEMAANSSQEESTISEQNPNVEGAALKIASSSDMSSRKRKGSSRAKAKDSTKGGEGSEESNAKRSKGNEGEGNENNGRVKVEEESKGEEKQQQNNKSNNSKPPEPPKDYIHVRARRGQATDSHSLAERVRREKISERMKLLQDLVPGCNKVTGKALMLDEIINYVQSLQRQVEFLSMKLASVNTRMDLSIENIVPKDIFQSNHSLAHPIFPIDSSATPFYGHQSQQNPVIHNNIPNGSLPHNSVDPLDSALCQTLGMQLPQLNAFNEIGSQYPLTFCEDDLHTIVQMGSGQTSNRTTPIHSPSFDGSNQVSQMKVEL, encoded by the exons ATGGAAAACCAATTCTTTCTGAATGGTGGCATGTCCCATCACCAGCACCATCCAATTCATCAGTTTGAAACAGCTTCAATGCAAACAACATGGCGTCATCattcgtcatcatcatcatccatggAAATTCATCAACAAAATAATGTTGCAAATTGCTCACCTGAGAATAATAATCACCAAAACCAAGATTCCttctacaacaacaacaacaacaccgATCATAACAACCTTCAATTTGACTCCTCAGCTTTGAGCTCAATGGTTTCATCTCCATCAACAGCAGCACCGAATTTCAACATGATCCAAAACGACAACAGTTTCGTCATAAGAGAACTCATCGGAAAATtaggaacaattggaggaagctccGCTGAGATCTCGCCACATTCTCAAACCGTCGCTCtttacaacaacaataacactaCTCCTTCTTCGTCGTGTTATAGCACGCCGTTGAACTCTCCTCCGAAGCTCAACATGCCGAAACCGCCGCCACCGTCATCATCAATGGCTCTGAATTCAGCAACCGTCGCTGAATTCTCAGCTGATCCTGGTTTCGCTGAAAGAGCCGCCAAGTTCTCTTGCTTCGGAAGCAGAAGCTTCAATGGAAGAacaaccacaacaacaacaaccactaCTACTTCTCCATTAGTCATGATAAACaatcacaacaacaacaacaatggcgCAGAGTTGACTCATCAGAGATCTAATCCAATTCATCGAGTCTCGAGTAGTCCATCGCTGAAATCGCTCGGATCTCAAATGGAGaagatttgttcttctcctTTGGAAATGGCTGCGAATTCTTCTCAAGAGGAATCTACAATTTCAGAGCAGAATCCAAATGTAGAAGGTGCTGCTTTGAAAATCGCTTCTTCTTCTGACATGAGTTCAAGGAAAAGGAAAGGTTCTTCCAGAGCAAAAGCCAAAGACTCTACCAAg GGAGGTGAAGGTAGTGAAGAGTCAAATGCAAAGAGGAGCAAGGGAAATGAAGGTGAAGGAAATGAGAATAATGGGAGAGTGAAGGTGGAAGAAGAATCCAAAGGAGAAGAGAAACAACAACAGAACAACAAGAGTAACAACTCAAAGCCTCCAGAGCCACCAAAGGACTACATTCATGTCAGAGCCAGAAGAGGCCAAGCCACTGACAGCCACAGTCTTGCAGAACGT gtaaggagagagaaaattagtGAGAGAATGAAGCTTCTCCAAGATCTTGTACCAGGCTGCAATAAG GTCACTGGCAAAGCACTTATGCTCGATGAAATCATAAACTATGTTCAGTCATTGCAGCGCCAAGTTgag TTCCTGTCTATGAAATTGGCTTCTGTTAACACAAGAATGGATCTTAGCATTGAGAACATTGTTCCAAAAGAT ATATTTCAATCAAATCATTCATTGGCACACCCAATTTTCCCAATAGATTCGTCAGCAACACCCTTTTATGGCCACCAATCCCAGCAAAACCCAGTTATCCACAATAACATTCCTAATGGTTCTTTGCCCCACAATTCAGTGGACCCATTAGATTCTGCTTTGTGCCAAACTCTTGGCATGCAATTACCTCAACTAAATGCCTTTAATGAAATTGGATCTCag TATCCATTAACTTTCTGTGAGGATGACCTCCACACCATTGTTCAAATGGGATCTGGCCAAACTTCAAACAGGACAACACCAATTCATTCCCCAAGTTTCGACG GTTCAAATCAAGTATCACAAATGAAAGTTGAGCTCTAA
- the LOC107464523 gene encoding glutathione S-transferase F9, with protein MVVKVYGPAYGCPKRVLVCLIEKQIEFETVDVDLIKGEHKEPEFLKLQPFGVVPVIQDGDYTLYESRAIIRYYAEKYREQGTELLGKTIEERGLVEQWLEVEAHNFQPPIYNLVMNVVFGPIQGVPSDTKAVQESDEKIAKVLDIYEERLSKAKYLAGDFFSLADLSHLPFGHYLVNQTGRGNLVRERKHVSAWWDDISNRPSWQKVVHEYKYIV; from the exons ATGGTAGTAAAGGTGTATGGTCCAGCATATGGTTGCCCAAAGCGGGTGCTAGTTTGTCTCATTGAGAAACAAATTGAGTTTGAAACAGTGGATGTTGATCTCATCAAGGGGGAACATAAGGAACCTGAGTTCCTCAAGTTGCAG CCTTTTGGAGTTGTTCCTGTTATTCAAGATGGTGATTATACTCTCTATG AATCTCGTGCAATAATAAGGTACTATGCTGAAAAGTACAGAGAGCAAGGGACTGAATTGCTaggaaagacaatagaagaaagagGTCTTGTAGAACAATGGCTTGAAGTTGAAGCCCACAATTTCCAACCTCCAATCTACAACTTAGTAATGAATGTTGTATTTGGTCCAATTCAGGGTGTTCCCTCGGACACAAAAGCGGTTCAAGAGAGTGATGAAAAGATTGCAAAGGTGCTTGACATTTACGAGGAGAGGTTGTCGAAGGCGAAGTACTTAGCCGGAGATTTCTTCAGCCTTGCGGATCTTAGCCATCTTCCATTTGGTCATTATCTGGTGAACCAAACAGGGAGAGGGAATTTGGTTAGAGAAAGGAAGCACGTGAGTGCTTGGTGGGATGATATTAGCAATAGGCCATCTTGGCAGAAGGTTGTTCATGAATACAAGTATATTGTGTAA